One window of uncultured Methanoregula sp. genomic DNA carries:
- a CDS encoding type II toxin-antitoxin system MqsA family antitoxin, whose product MKCVICKHGETREGTTTVTFDRDGMTLVVKDVPAQVCTNCGEDYVDEHIAHEILAIAKRMAKSGAQVDVRRYVAGSALPC is encoded by the coding sequence ATGAAGTGCGTCATCTGTAAACACGGCGAGACCAGAGAGGGCACGACCACGGTCACGTTTGACCGGGACGGTATGACCCTTGTCGTGAAAGATGTTCCCGCCCAGGTCTGCACAAACTGCGGTGAGGATTACGTGGACGAGCATATCGCCCACGAGATCCTAGCTATCGCCAAACGGATGGCAAAGAGCGGGGCACAGGTCGATGTACGAAGGTACGTTGCTGGCTCTGCCCTGCCGTGCTGA